GGCGCAGACCCCGTGCAGGGTTTCGCGAATGAGGGGAAAGAGACTCCACATGGAAAAAGCCTTGAGCGCCATGAGGATTTTCGCTCCGCTGCGTTTCTGCACCTCATCGAGAATGGCGAGATTATGCCGCAACCGCCCCAGATCGACCACATAGGCGGGGGAGGGGGCGAGTTGCAGGATTTTTTCGATATCGATACCGACCATAGACACAGCTCGTGCTTTCTCAGGGGTGGATTCCCGGCGGCAGCAACCCCAGGATAAAATCGTAAAGAGCGCGGGCAGCGGCAAAAGCATCCCGAAACTCCTCGGGTTCCGGCTCGACAAAGAGACCGGGATAGCGATATTCCACGGCCAGCGGCGTCAAAAGTCGGGCTGCTTCGACATAGTCCGCGAACCGACCGTCGATATTCGCCGTTTGTCCAATCAGCAATTCGAGGT
This genomic window from Desulfuromonas acetexigens contains:
- a CDS encoding HEPN domain-containing protein, yielding MNDTKAELTRSWLIKASRDLLSARELAEAATPLLDTAAYHCQQAAEKALKGFLLYHDVRFEKSHDLELLIGQTANIDGRFADYVEAARLLTPLAVEYRYPGLFVEPEPEEFRDAFAAARALYDFILGLLPPGIHP